The Triplophysa rosa linkage group LG15, Trosa_1v2, whole genome shotgun sequence genome has a segment encoding these proteins:
- the LOC130566219 gene encoding bromo adjacent homology domain-containing 1 protein, with protein sequence MTHARRKHSLCQFHGERRDHVEGWSHVDTVGGARPVPSMRAGKAKKDVMKKIKAKVLKQTETWMLSNGRSQDLPKLKKSKKDVTKRIKCKTQRRQRAELSRKLYPLRGRSGPESEALSCHVLLTRLDVLEECEVNTDTGLHDKTSLKTKTHKVFAQEPRKRRLASLNAEAVNSLLLEKTESGAKRSKKHRDGAIAPEQTKTWPNSKQSSETCEKATTQEKSVSEVNVFTPTPRRVAGLNAVALMRLTSSTTAHKHRIKTDRKAACLSGKDDVHRKSKVQKSKKQNRRGSGVTDVCEVCESRSFEWKRKLEESPQTKPAYRSCSMLGYPLNIVKEEQVETDVSSYYCCPSEGSVEYCHRLALFLRQKEHAMTSVKHECLIPLSAHPCLCADPCYSGYYVHIAHAAPAAATLSFCPRAELLSSSHSLLCNSPCFHETFIDRRSCSYSSSCSRCTRPIKTEGFPSSQEEQSRASAVSSAPLGVNSSSAGVPRLISTPSERRHTHKRLKRCPQNTKAPNTSLAMSQTRLSQKHPTAGGKQKKVDQRQVTNGWRPVGEPTEKEVFIAGDDETVLRQCYEGVERDGEVIRVRDTVLLRSGPRKKSLPYVAKISCLWVEPRTGELMMSLFWYYRPEHTQGGRDPSMHCENEIFASRHQDENSVACIEDRCYVLPSAQYCRFCALVKRRSEGVSGGVPVVPDPSDSLTPPHRLVPDDVDPDLVYLCRHVYDFKHGRILKNLQ encoded by the exons ATGACCCACGCTCGGAGAAAACATTCCCTCTGCCAGTTTCACGGTGAGAGGCGAGACCATGTAGAGGGCTGGTCACATGTTGACACTGTGGGCGGAGCCAGGCCAGTGCCATCGATGCGAGCGGGTAAGGCAAAGAAGGACGtgatgaaaaaaatcaaggCCAAGGTTCTGAAGCAAACCGAGACATGGATGCTGAGTAATGGCAGGAGTCAAGATTTGCCCAAACTGAAAAAGAGTAAAAAAGATGTAACCAAAAGAATCAAATGCAAAACTCAGAGGAGACAGCGGGCCGAGCTGAGCCGCAAGCTCTACCCGTTACGTGGACGCAGCGGACCGGAGAGTGAAGCCTTGAGTTGTCACGTCCTCCTCACCCGTCTGGATGTCCTGGAGGAATGTGAGGTGAATACAGACACAGGTTTACATGACAAAACCAGTCTGAAGACCAAAACACATAAAGTGTTCGCTCAGGAGCCACGGAAGCGCCGACTCGCCTCTCTGAACGCCGAGGCCGTCAACAGTCTGCTGCTGGAGAAAACGGAGTCTGGTGCCAAACGTTCTAAGAAACACAGGGACGGTGCCATTGCTCCAGAGCAAACCAAGACTTGGCCGAACTCAAAGCAGAGCTCGGAGACGTGCGAGAAAGCCACAACACAAGAGAAGAGCGTGAGTGAAGTGAATGTGTTCACTCCTACACCCAGACGTGTGGCCGGACTGAACGCCGTCGCTCTGATGAGACTCACCAGCTCGACCACTGCTCATAAACATAGAATCAAAACAGACAGGAAGGCCGCGTGTCTTTCAGGAAAAGATGATGTACACAGAAAGTCTAAAGTGCAGAAGTCTAAGAAACAAAACAGGAGGGGATCTGGAGTGACAGATGTCTGTGAGGTTTGTGAAAGCAGGAGCTTTGAGTGGAAGCGGAAGCTCGAAGAGTCTCCACAAACCAAACCAGCGTATCGCTCCTGTAGCATGCTGGGATATCCCCTGAACATCGTGAAAGAGGAGCAGGTGGAAACTGATGTGAGTTCATATTACTGCTGTCCGTCAGAAGGTTCTGTTGAGTATTGTCACAGACTGGCGCTGTTCCTCAGACAGAAGGAGCATGCCATGACCTCAGTCAAACATGAATGTCTGATTCCTCTCAGCGCTCACCCGTGTCTGTGTGCCGATCCATGTTACTCGGGTTATTATGTCCACATCGCTCATGCGGCTCCAGCAGCAGCGACTCTGAGCTTCTGTCCACGAGCAGAGCTGCTGTCCTCCTCACATTCTCTCTTGTGTAATTCACCATGTTTTCACGAGACGTTCATCGACAGAAGATCATGCTCGTACTCCAGCAGCTGCTCACGCTGTACACGTCCAATCAAAACAG aaggTTTTCCGTCATCTCAAGAGGAACAGAGTCGAGCCTCAGCTGTGTCTTCAGCTCCGCTCGGAGTAAACTCTTCCTCCGCCGGTGTCCCGCGTCTCATCTCCACGCCGTCTgaacgcagacacacacacaagaggcTGAAACGATGCCCTCAAAACACCAAAGCACCAAACACATCACTTGCTATGAGCCAGACCAGATTATCCCAAAAACATCCCACAGCAGGTGGCAAACAGAAGAAAGTGGACCAGCGGCAGGTGACAAACGGCTGGCGGCCTGTCGGAGAGCCCACAGAAAAGGAAGTCTTCATTGCC GGAGATGATGAGACGGTTTTGCGTCAGTGTTATGAAGGAGTTGAACGTGATGGAGAAGTGATCCGGGTACGAGACACTGTGCTCTTACGATCTGGACCCCGAAAGAAATCCCTGCCGTACGTGGCCAAGATTTCATGTCTGTGGGTGGAGCCCAGAACAG GAGAGCTGATGATGAGTCTCTTCTGGTATTATCGACCTGAACACACTCAAGGAGGCAGagatcccagcatgcactgtgAG AATGAAATATTTGCCTCTCGACATCAGGATGAGAACAGTGTGGCCTGTATCGAGGACAGATGTTATGTTCTGCCTTCAGCACAATACTGCAG ATTTTGTGCCTTGGTGAAGCGGCGGTCAGAGGGCGTGTCCGGTGGCGTCCCGGTAGTGCCGGACCCCTCTGATAGCCTCACCCCACCTCACCGCCTCGTGCCCGATGACGTGGACCCGGATCTAGTGTACCTGTGCCGTCACGTCTATGACTTTAAACACGGACGCATCTTAAAGAACCTGCAGTGA
- the LOC130566015 gene encoding melatonin receptor type 1C translates to MMEAIVMDLVALRIVVSIIGVMGNTILIMSILKLTRVKTFEMVLLVLAAVNLEEIVIVNVYDLLLLRLSVRISVWSCRLLKFFTMFGEIGSILFTVVISVYRYQKLRDVHTRVNLPVFMDNMRHTLGITAFCAMLAVIFSVPAFLVSLNEDEGNSTYLGCPADFFQCSLSKCPTPSLIYKYSFLLVCNFLPLVIVTLTSSMIVRILIVQQKVVRARQDPSVAVTQQQQKQRSRKSSFQRSTVAILAAMVLFQVDWTIYLILHLACNPHSIPSWSEIEFFITTFYTAVSPYVYGLGNDLFNIKRFFR, encoded by the coding sequence ATGATGGAGGCGATTGTCATGGATCTTGTGGCGTTGAGGATCGTGGTTTCTATCATTGGTGTTATGGGAAACACCATTTTGATCATGTCCATCCTGAAACTGACACGTGTGAAGACTTTTGAAATGGTTCTTCTGGTGCTGGCGGCTGTGAATCTAGAGGAGATCGTGATCGTGAATGTTTACGATCTTTTGCTCCTGCGGCTGTCGGTCAGGATCAGTGTTTGGAGCTGTAGGCTCCTCAAGTTTTTCACCATGTTTGGAGAGATTGGCAGCATTCTCTTTACGGTTGTCATCAGCGTTTATCGCTATCAGAAGCTGCGAGACGTCCACACGCGCGTCAACCTGCCCGTCTTCATGGACAACATGCGTCACACGCTTGGCATCACTGCGTTCTGTGCCATGTTGGCTGTGATCTTCAGTGTGCCCGCGTTTCTCGTAAGCCTGAACGAGGATGAGGGTAATTCCACTTATCTCGGCTGTCCTGCAGATTTCTTCCAGTGTTCACTGTCAAAGTGTCCAACTCCCAGTCTTATTTACAAGTACTCATTTCTGCTGGTGTGTAACTTTTTGCCTCTAGTTATAGTCACGCTGACGAGCAGTATGATTGTGAGGATTCTGATCGTTCAGCAGAAAGTGGTGAGAGCCCGACAGGATCCCAGTGTGGCGGTGACTCAACAGCAGCAGAAGCAGCGCTCCAGGAAATCCAGCTTTCAGCGCAGCACTGTGGCCATTCTGGCAGCTATGGTGCTCTTTCAGGTGGACTGGACCATTTATTTGATACTGCACCTGGCGTGTAACCCACACAGTATTCCATCATGGTCAGAAATCGAGTTCTTCATAACCACATTTTACACGGCAGTCAGTCCGTATGTGTACGGTTTAGGTAATGACCTTTTCAACATTAAACGATTCTTTCGTTGA
- the LOC130565634 gene encoding echinoderm microtubule-associated protein-like 1: protein MLNVNEVMESCAECEDALLPPDADFSMDDQCSPHGGLEVTDRLMYIEQRVQMQEDEIQMLKMTMADVLKRLNISEEQTAALIKRPPAKAARPASLIVTSRASSSTSSSLLKKSSTRPASPSSRNYSPSPASKRTPAGNVKESLSASVSSKAQTCKKQLETKPKESSSALTGSRRVTQCKDLSDPTVKKDWTY, encoded by the exons ATGTTAAACGTGAATGAAGTGATGGAGAGTTGTGCTGAATGTGAAGATGCTCTTCTGCCTCCTGACGCTGACTTCAGCATGG ATGATCAGTGTTCTCCTCACGGTGGGTTGGAAGTGACGGATCGTCTGATGTACATAGAGCAGCGTGTTCAGATGCAGGAGGATGAGATTCAGATGTTGAAGATGACCATGGCTGATGTGCTCAAGAGACTCAACATctctgaagaacaaactgcAGCTCTCATTAAAAGACCTCCTGCTaaag CAGCACGGCCTGCATCTTTGATCGTGACCTCTAGAGCGTCGAGCAGCACGAGCAGCTCACTGCTGAAGAAGAGCTCAACACGGCCCGCCTCGCCCTCCTCCAGAAACTACAGCCCCTCACCAGCCAGCAAGAG aactCCTGCTGGAAATGTAAAAGAGAGTCTGAGTGCATCAGTGAGCAGTAAAGCTCAAACCTGCAAAAAACAGCTGGAGAC CAAACCAAAGGAAAGCAGTTCAGCTCTAACAG GCTCTAGGCGTGTGACTCAATGCAAAG ATTTGTCTGATCCCACTGTCAAGAAAGACTGGACGTACTGA
- the magl gene encoding MAX gene-associated protein, whose translation MEKPADSSAVRTQSNDTRDTRTVREERPGKHVDTMDVVLENESVWSRFHSVGTEMIITEQGRRMFPWCRFRLAGLHPKRCYSLLMDVVPADDYRHRWNGEMWETDGAGEPRVPGEPYFHPDSPALGQRWMDGPVSFYKVKLTHDTVDQDGCVALRPMHRYQPRLHIVPHHQWAVSLQDPDVQMFTFTNTEFYAVTSFQNPKIKQLKINCNPFMLAFREDGEKSLRPAVSDRCQSRSAVSHSHDDDSEDHFSTRTRAEFQSDEERVLSDRQRFICDQLIGRFTTEDSEATGQPHVSSDSSEAHRPVSRTSGENVVSAVMTSSLHRQQKSVALASSRRSAVCNPRGVGWRSRCLRKARKAKSKRWSNVKYARAAVLLPPADTSTQPDLEDVDGVLFVSFGGKEALDVHVVNMRRSVEPSSSSPLAHIQTENLRCDKEKQYISQQQLILVQHLKKLKNRQIIHPALQDVGLKLNLLDPAVPIDLHYLGVSLTSPALSVDNLTASSDVPFVSPTGKTDDPIKTKGCHNTSGQSSIDSSINRSAFFSDELDEYLESEAQQICQRAAVFSTSSPSSVVYQMPDKSSSYVRTLDSVLQTRGATAAPPTASTDRRNPSNVLPCKPAVKTTPESSGRSRQSTSVKITVKNAQRSPQERHHSTRNKPEAEVRPGGHLSRTSHIIVSTPAKYQLKLLEQEREAVYHGKSRTFVTTERAEFALTSLVTSEKSKKPVFGKHRVSQDVCGNDFCRLGCVCESLTRKIRGPTHCRRLQCMFGCDCFKHKVFLIRPPERSQTHVRKIPLMAFPVDPQLNHRPDPAAIITRLWNRRSDDRDTELIFTPTAATSNPPALQKNTCSRVYVPRPNPVVQEMEKDPVYRYLESKMTCARVREYNSNPPPQFYIIPVKKKRCDNETSEVSRSSPARTHLTSQSPDKNAAASKEPEATKVLEIISECNWEAQRTLVLKEVFRCVDMNLLSSSLFIDIFKVDLLSTTLKKDDGRCTLSYKVCVSLREPLSRTDEPRNKANKQEMFTERTHVNTSDCQVYESSCNDETHFRSVDNEIRSLKHFPLLSRVIPAGCLKASVKMSACPRPVQVNGKSYTKANLLLGQIGSLHPANRLAAYVTGRMKPMCRSKSPGKLVPETLPDRTPASLKDTQPPVIPGPPHETIYSPLNVCNPVLIPNLSSTPNHITSSNPRLTVPNSIPPPKHTNTSKPNIVLPASALPPGQSVVLHPVSGVSGANICQFNGQIIQLFPLPAVLPIHPQAKENAHQKAQTLSVQPPQMIQTTAKPQKTAAFPKRHPFIAPKILFLPRTTGFGFTSDTTAQGPHGGLPGKTGTFSFRICPPAEGQTDAGESSSTVLLPGGYRLMKLPVEDHSCEDGPSAGVPSASHLMKKRTAQHKHHSNGATERDSFAEANAKQKGQIVPMTHVNAASSSRVDVTNKDPVTHESSVDIKTEPDDITTQPPFTSDAPEDGPEHFIKTEPYDSTQTDSYSTHRRLLKQEPSSSQPVDNPENTEESNDAEKDFVVIKIETLDETSETNQFSHQISENPRKPVNDSPSSRSDTHLKIQPAESNCPVLKTDAEFTQPVNVMSCLKPSLNNAQQHAEVKTCSWPFRLMQKAMNSCEDDKDEQRDLCELSSSINDSDDIIERFTEDWTPEESSSEDDINLDPFDENAEKMNKSRRTSKEAGQLRLSDGRGGFQEGQMQYDVVEHGSHLCVYKRAWRLNRSARRRRRRAELPQCFDTLKRILNIEDPDMSVQDVLLQACDMIGALEHRSNCLMKKKKSLIQKHSRYISLISQLSGTVRQHTGQKSTAETSPHKHSVAKRPSGLPNIVLQSFSKI comes from the exons ATGGAGAAACCTGCGGATTCTTCAGCTGTGAGGACACAGAGTAATGACACGCGTGATACACGGACAGTACGTGAGGAACGGCCCGGTAAACATGTGGATACGATGGACGTGGTGCTGGAGAACGAGTCTGTCTGGAGTCGTTTTCACAGCGTGGGCACAGAGATGATAATAACTGAGCAGGGCAGACGCATGTTCCCCTGGTGTCGCTTTCGTCTCGCTGGTTTACACCCCAAACGCTGCTACTCTCTGCTCATGGACGTCGTGCCTGCCGATGACTATCGCCACAGATGGAATGGAGAGATGTGGGAAACGGACGGAGCGGGTGAGCCTCGTGTTCCGGGTGAGCCGTATTTTCACCCCGACTCTCCAGCCTTGGGTCAACGCTGGATGGACGGCCCGGTGTCCTTCTATAAAGTCAAGTTAACCCATGACACTGTGGATCAGGATGGTTGTGTGGCTTTGCGGCCCATGCACCGTTACCAGCCTCGCCTTCATATCGTTCCTCATCACCAGTGGGCCGTTTCATTGCAGGACCCGGACGTCCAGATGTTTACCTTCACTAACACAGAGTTTTACGCTGTGACGAGCTTCCAGAATCCAAAGATAAAACAGCTTAAAATCAATTGCAATCCTTTTATGTTGGCCTTCAGAGAAGACGGTGAGAAGAGTCTCAGGCCTGCTGTGAGTGACAGATGTCAGTCACGGTCTGCGGTCAGTCACAGTCATGATGATGACTCTGAAGACCACTt TTCAACACGCACTCGCGCTGAATTCCAGTCTGATGAAGAGCGAGTGttgtcagacagacagagatttaTCTGTGATCAGCTCATCGGACGCTTCACAACAGAAGATTCCGAGGCGACTGGACAGCCGCATGTGTCGTCTGATTCTTCTGAAGCTCATCGTCCTGTCAGCAGAACCTCGGGTGAGAATGTCGTCTCGGCCGTGATGACCTCCTCACTTCACAGGCAGCAGAAATCTGTCGCCCTGGCGTCTTCACGTCGCTCTGCTGTCTGTAACCCACGCGGGGTCGGCTGGAGGTCCAGATGCTTGAGGAAAGCAAGGAAAGCCAAGTCTAAACGCTGGTCTAATGTCAAGTATGCGAGAGCCGCTGTTCTTCTGCCCCCTGCAGACACATCCACGCAGCCCGACCTTGAGGACGTGGACGGCGTGCTGTTTGTGTCTTTCGGTGGAAAG GAAGCTCTTGATGTTCATGTTGTGAATATGAGGAGGTCTGTGGAaccttcatcatcatcaccactcGCTCACATTCAGACAGAGAACTTGCGGTGTGATAAAG aGAAGCAGTACATCTCACAGCAGCAGCTCATCTTAGTTCAACATCTGAAGAAACTGAAGAACAGACAGATCATTCATCCTGCACTTCAAGACG TTGGGCTGAAACTGAACCTTCTGGATCCTGCTGTACCTATAGACTTACATTATCTAGGTGTGAGTTTAACTTCACCTGCTCTCAGCGTTGACAATCTGACAGCGTCCTCTG ATGTTCCATTTGTATCACCGACTGGAAAGACAGACGACCCCATCAAGACTAAAGGCTGTCATAACACAAGTGGACAGAGCTCAATAGACA GCTCGATCAACCGTTCAGCATTTTTCTCAGATGAGTTGGATGAATATCTTGAAAGTGAAGCTCAGCAGATCTGTCAGCGTGCCGCTGTGTTTTCCACAAGCTCTCCGTCTTCTGTGGTCTACCAGATGCCTGACAAAAGCAGCAGTTACGTCCGAACGTTAGACAGTGTTCTTCAGACGCGGGGCGCAACAGCAGCTCCTCCCACCGCGTCAACAGACCGTCGCAACCCGTCAAATGTGTTGCCTTGCAAACCTGCTGTTAAAACCACTCCGGAAAGCTCAGGGAGATCCAGACAAAGCACTTCAGTGAAGATCACTGTGAAGAACGCTCAACGTTCACCTCAAGAGCGTCATCACTCCACACGCAACAAACCTGAAGCAGAGGTCAGACCTGGAGGTCATCTGAGCCGTACTTCCCACATCATTGTGTCTACACCTGCTAAATATCAACTGAAGCTGCTGGAGCAGGAACGAGAAGCAGTTTATCACGGCAAGAGTCGCACGTTTGTCACTACAGAGAGAGCCGAGTTTGCTTTGACTTCACTGGTCACTTCAGAA AAATCTAAGAAGCCAGTGTTCGGGAAGCATCGTGTTAGTCAAGATGTTTGCGGTAATGACTTCTGTCGGCTGGGTTGTGTCTGTGAGAGTCTGACCAGAAAGATCCGAGGACCCACACACTGCAGACGACTTCAGTGCATGTTCGGCTGTGACTGCTTCAAGCACAAAGTTTTTCTCATCCGTCCACCAGAAAGAAGCCAAACACACGTGAGGAAGATTCCGCTTATGGCTTTCC CTGTTGATCCGCAATTAAACCACAGGCCTGATCCTGCGGCCATCATCACCCGCCTGTGGAACAGAAGATCTGATGACCGCGACACCGAGCTCATCTTTACACCTACAGCAGCCACCTCTAATCCTCCTGCGCTACAAAAAAACACCTGCTCACGTGTCTACGTTCCACGACCCAATCCTGTG GTGCAGGAAATGGAGAAAGATCCAGTTTACAGGTACTTAGAAAGCAAGATGACGTGCGCTCGTGTTCGAGAATACAACAGTAATCCACCACCGCAGTTCTACATAATACCCGTCAAGAAAAAAAGATGTGATAATGAG ACCAGTGAAGTCTCCCGATCGTCTCCTGCTCGCACACATCTGACATCTCAGAGTCCAG ACAAGAACGCTGCAGCATCAAAAGAGCCGGAAGCCACTAAGGTTCTGGAAATCATATCTGAGTGTAACTGGGAGGCCCAGCGGACCCTGGTGCTTAAAGAAGTGTTTCGTTGCGTCGATATGAACCTCCTGTCATCCTCTCTTTTCATCGACATCTTCAAAGTGGATCTTCTCTCAACAACTCTTAAAAAAGACGACGGACGCTGCACGTTGAGCTACAAGGTCTGCGTGTCCCTCAGGGAGCCGTTGAGCCGGACTGATGAGCCAcgaaataaagcaaacaaacaggAGATGTTTACCGAACGAACTCATGTGAACACGTCTGATTGTCAAGTCTACGAATCAAGTTGTAATGATGAAACTCATTTTAGAAGTGTTGACAACGAGATCAGGAGCCTGAAGCATTTTCCTCTTCTGTCTCGTGTTATTCCGGCCGGTTGTCTAAAGGCCAGCGTGAAGATGTCTGCGTGTCCTCGTCCAGTTCAG GTCAATGGAAAATCATACACCAAGGCAAATTTGTTATTGGGCCAAATAGGATCATTGCATCCAGCCAATCGTCTTGCTGCGTACGTTACTGGCAGGATGAAGCCAATGTGTCGGAGTAAGTCCCCTGGCAAATTAGTTCCAGAAACGCTTCCAGACAGAACGCCTGCCAGTCTGAAGGACACCCAACCTCCAGTGATTCCCGGGCCCCCCCATGAGACCATATATTCACCCCTAAATGTTTGTAATCCTGTCTTAATCCCAAACCTTTCTTCAACACCTAATCATATTACATCATCTAACCCCAGACTGACTGTGCCAAACTCCATACCACCacccaaacacacaaataccAGTAAACCCAATATAGTTCTCCCGGCCTCTGCTCTTCCACCGGGTCAAAGTGTGGTTCTGCACCCGGTCTCAGGTGTGAGCGGAGCAAACATCTGTCAGTTCAATGGCCAAATAATTCAACTGTTTCCTCTTCCTGCAGTGTTACCCATTCATCCGCAAGCCAAAG AGAACGCTCATCAAAAAGCACAAACACTAAGTGTTCAACCACCTCAGATGATCCAAACCACTGCGAAGCCTCAAAAAACGGCAGCTTTTCCTAAACGGCATCCCTTCATTGCTCCCAAGATCCTTTTTCTGCCCAGAACCACAGGCTTCGGCTTTACTAGTGACACTACAGCTCAAGGTCCACACGGCGGTTTGCCTGGTAAGACAGGAACATTTTCTTTCCGGATATGCCCACCTGCTGAAGGGCAGACAGATGCAGGAGAAAGTTCTTCCACAGTATTACTGCCTGGAGGATATCGCTTAATGAAACTGCCCGTGGAAGATCATTCCTGTGAGGATGGCCCATCTGCTGGCGTACCCTCAGCGTCACATCTGATGAAGAAACGCACAGCACAACACAAACACCATTCAAACGGAGCCACTGAAAGGGATTCGTTCGCTGAGGCTAACGCTAAACAGAAGGGTCAGATCGTCCCCATGACGCACGTGAATGCAGCGAGCTCCAGCCGTGTAGACGTCACTAACAAAGATCCAGTGACACATGAATCCTCAGTTGACATTAAAACAGAACCAGATGACATTACAACACAGCCGCCCTTCACCTCTGATGCGCCTGAAGATGGTCCTGAACATTTCATCAAAACTGAGCCGTATGACTCGACACAAACGGACTCTTACTCCACACATCGTCGTCTTCTTAAACAAGAGCCGAGCAGCTCTCAACCTGTTGACAACCCTGAGAACACCGAAGAAAGCAATGATGCTGAAAAAGATTTTGTTGTCATCAAAATAGAGACTTTGGATGAGACGTCAGAAACCAACCAGTTCTCCCATCAGATCAGTGAAAACCCCAGAAAGCCAGTGAACGACTCGCCGTCCAGCCGCTCGGACACACATCTGAAGATCCAACCGGCTGAAAGTAATTGTCCAGTTCTCAAAACGGATGCAGAGTTCACACAGCCTGTCAATGTCATGAGCTGTCTCAAACCATCGCTCAATAACGCTCAACAACATGCAGAAGTTAAGACGTGCAGCTGGCCGTTCAGACTCATGCAGAAAGCCATGAACTCGTGTGAAGACGACAAGGACGAACAAAGAGACCTCTGTGAATTGAGTTCAAGCATCAATGACTCTGATGACATCATCGAGCGATTCACTGAAGACTGGACCCCAGAGGAGAGT TCTAGTGAAGATGATATTAACCTCGACCCATTTGATGAGAACGCTGAAAAGATGAACAAGAGCAGAAG GACATCAAAGGAAGCAGGACAGCTCAGA TTGAGCGATGGACGGGGTGGATTTCAGGAGGGACAGATGCAGTATGACGTAGTGGAACACGGGTCTCATCTGTGTGTTTATAAGCGAGCGTGGCGTCTCAATCGTTCTGCGAGGAGACGGAGACGACGTGCTGAATTACCTCAGTGCTTTGATACTTTGAAGAGGATTCTGAACATCGAAGATCCCGACATGAGCGTTCAAGATGTTCTTCTGCAG GCGTGTGATATGATTGGAGCTCTTGAGCACCGCAGCAACTGTCTAATGAAGAAGAAGAAATCTTTGATTCAGAAACACTCCCGTTACATTTCACTCATCTCACAGCTCTCTG GAACGGTGAGACAACACACTGGGCAGAAAAGCACAGCAGAAACATCTCCACACAAGCATTCAG TGGCAAAAAGACCCTCAGGTTTGCCCAACATAGTGCTGCAGTCATTCAGCAAGATTTAG